A segment of the Pseudomonas versuta genome:
CCGTTGGCCTCGCTGTAGGTCACTTCCTCGGTGCTACCGGTGGGCTGGGTGCATTTGCTCAACAGCAACAACCCCGAGCTCGCAGTGCTGTAGTCGAACTGCCAACCATTGTCGGGAAGCCCGTCCACTGTCACCCGGCGCAACTGCCCGGAGATACGCTGAAAAGTCATCACCATCTGCGAGGGGGTATCCGGCTGCAGGGTCAGATGGGTTTGCAAACCTTCGTAGGAAAGCGCCACCACAGTTCGACCCTGGGCATCGCTGATCTTTTGCAAGTAGGCGGCGTTGCCAATCGAGCGCCAGTCAAAACTCAGGGCACTGCCATCGGCCCCCACCAGGGTGCTGACCACCCACAGGCTCGGGTGCCCGGCCAACGGCGTCAGGCGTTCAGAGGTGCCTTCGTTGTGGCGGACCCACATCTCCTGGCGCTGCACCGTGACTGTTACCACCGGCAAGCGCACATCGGGAAAACGCATGCCCTGGCCGACAATTTCACCGCGAAAACGCTCGCCGGAGTTCAGCTGAAGTTGCTGACTGGCACCGTCCCACGAGGTGGTGCCGAGCCCCCAGCCCAGGCCAAAACCCTGGTCTTCAGTCATCAAAGGGCTGTAACCCAGGCGCAGCTGGCTGATGGGCCCGCGCAGGTCGTTGGCGGCGCCGGTGGGCAGGCTGATCGAGGCCGAGAACGAACCGGTGCGCGGATCAACCCCGGCACTGACGCTGCTCATGAAGTTGTAGGCACCGGAATAGACGTCGCCGCTGCTGAGCAGGCTGGCGGCGGATTGGATTGCGGGGGTGTTGCCAGAAGGCTCGATCATGATGGTGACTCCTTGGCTAGCTAGAAAGAGATCGCAAAATAGAGTCACTGACTTGAGGCTAACAATGAGTAAAAACTGTAAGAGGCGTGGCGACAAAAAACGCTGTCACAATTGTGGATGATGCGAAAGTGGCTTTTGATTATGGGAGGGGGCGTCGGTGATGCGTAAAATCACGGAGAAAGGGGCTATTGAAGAAAAATATTGAATTAAGAAAACCTCAAGGAAGATGATTGCTGGCAGGCCACCGAGTTTTGAGCTCCAGATGGCTGGAGTATCAAAAAATCAGTGGGCACTTTAGCGCCACCCTAAGGGGTTAATTCAGTTGCTGTGGACGTTGTGATTTGTGCGGTAAGGCGCAGTGCACGTCTGATGTCTGTATTAATATCTTCACTGTCTTCCAAGCCTACAGAGATTCGAACCAAACCGTACGGCACACCCATCTTTTCCAGATCTGTACTGCCTTCTCGGGTAAAACTTCCGTAGTGATAGCATAAGGACTCTATATTGCCAAACGTTGTACCTGTGCGTATCAGTTGCAAATGACGAACAAAGGTTGTGCCCGCTTGCTGAGAAGGAAACACAATGGCAATGAGGCCGGTGTGCAGGGATGAAACAATTCCGTTGGCCTGCGCACTTTTAGTCGACCATACTGCGCGCCATTCTAGCTGAGGGAACTCTTCACGTATCATTGCAATGACAGCATGTGCATTATCGGTATGCTTTTTTAACCTCAATGGCAGTGTTCTCAAGCCCCTTATGGTGAGCCATGCCGAAAACGGGTCCAATATAAGGCCTGCACTTTCCCTATGGTATTTCAACGCCTTGAATAGAGTCGGGTCATTGGTGCTGACCATGCCGCCCATTACGTCGCCATGACCATTGATGTGTTTGGTAATGGAATATAAAGTTACGGCAGCCCCCAATGACAGTGGTTTTTGGCAGACAGGCGTCAGGAAAGTATTGTCGACAACAAGAATAATATTTTTTTTAGCGCAAAGCTTTACCAGGCTCGGGATGTTGATGTCCAAAAAAGCCGGATTGGTGGGCGCTTCAATAAAAATCATTTTCGTATTCGGCCGAATGGCAGCCTCAAATGCGACGGCTGCGTATTCGTCGATAATCGATATTTCTATGCCACGTTGGCTGGCTTCATAATTGAGCTGGTCAATGACTTCATAAAATATACTGTGGGGCACAATGATATGATCGCCTGCTTTCAATAGCGCACGAAAAACCAGCAGGCAGGCTGTCATTCCGCTATTGACTGCCAAACTATAGGTGCAGTGTTCAAGGGCGCGGAATTTCGCTTCTAAAATTGAAACCGTAGGGTTGGCGTAACGCTGGTATGCAAAATTTTCCATCTCTGTATTGCCCTGCATTTCTCTGCCTTCTTCAATCGAATTCAGCAGTACTGCAGAATTGCAAACGAGGGCCGGAACTGGAAACTGACCCAGTCCAGCCTCATGTTGTCCTAAGTGGATGGCCTTGGTAGCGGCGCCTAGAGGAGAGGAAAGAAAATAATCACGATCACGTGAGCTTTTGTTTTCTGTTGGACTCATGAAGGGCCGGGTTCCGAAAAATAATGAGAGACAAGTACGTCGCCGGCAGTTCGGTCATGGCTTGTGGCAATGCTTGGCGTGATACTCATGAGTGCTGCACTGTTTATTCGTATGTGTAGCAGGGCACAACTTTGCCACCGAGCGAAACGATAGAGAATCTTTCCATTTTTGGCATGACGGCACAGGCCAGGCTGACCTGGTTAGCGCTGGTATGCAGTTCTTTTGTCCAGAGGGGGTGGCCTGCCTTAAAGCATGCAGTTTTTAAATGGAACAAGTGTTGATGCAGTGGCATTCTTTCTGGATCTTGAGGCAGGGAGCAAAGCGTCATTTTAGCGCGCTGGTGGGTGTCAAACGCCATGCGTAAACACCGTAGCAGCCTGGGCTGTTGTGCCAGATTATCCGTTGATTTTGTCCACTCTTGTGTGACGTGTTCAATACCTTCGGCTACTTTATATTGTTGCACCAATTCCTTGATCGCACGTGCTGCGGCATGGCTTGGATACAATGAGCAGCCGCCGCCAATCACATGGACATCGGCAATCGCCTTGTCCGGACAATA
Coding sequences within it:
- a CDS encoding trans-sulfuration enzyme family protein codes for the protein MSPTENKSSRDRDYFLSSPLGAATKAIHLGQHEAGLGQFPVPALVCNSAVLLNSIEEGREMQGNTEMENFAYQRYANPTVSILEAKFRALEHCTYSLAVNSGMTACLLVFRALLKAGDHIIVPHSIFYEVIDQLNYEASQRGIEISIIDEYAAVAFEAAIRPNTKMIFIEAPTNPAFLDINIPSLVKLCAKKNIILVVDNTFLTPVCQKPLSLGAAVTLYSITKHINGHGDVMGGMVSTNDPTLFKALKYHRESAGLILDPFSAWLTIRGLRTLPLRLKKHTDNAHAVIAMIREEFPQLEWRAVWSTKSAQANGIVSSLHTGLIAIVFPSQQAGTTFVRHLQLIRTGTTFGNIESLCYHYGSFTREGSTDLEKMGVPYGLVRISVGLEDSEDINTDIRRALRLTAQITTSTATELTP